From the Ammoniphilus sp. CFH 90114 genome, the window CCAAATCGAAACTGATGAGCAAAAGACAGTTGAAATCGATGTCCATAGTGATCAGTTAATGAATGCCTGGCGTCATGTAGGCATTAGCATTCTACAGGGAGGCGAAGAGCTCGAGTGGATTCCAGTGACCGGCTTGCAGCCTCAACATGAATGGGTTATTGGAGTCATATCTAGAGATAGCAACGCTTTTCATTTTCTTAGCATGGCTCACCCGGAACAGGGAAGAAATCTTACTATCAAACAAATTAAGCCCTCTTCTCTTCCAAAAGAGTCGATTCTTATGAATCACTTAGATGTTCTAGCTATTGGTGATCTTGCTGAAGGGTTGGAGAAAGAACAGTCTGAGGCTATAAAAGAATGGGTACTAAGTGGCGGTGTATTGGTCGTATCCGGAGGAAGGTCTTATGAATCTACAGTTAAGTACTTAGGAGATATATTACCTTATTCTTCAGAAGAGACACAAACCAGAAAAATATCTCAAGATATTGAGATGCTCTCAGAAATGAAGCCCCCAGTGGATCAAGTATCGGTTTTAAAGGAGGCTACAGAGACCTTTCATGCTGTTTCTTTTGGTAAAGGAACGATTCTTACTGTGGCCTATGATGTAACCGAAGAGCCCATCGCTTCCTGGCAAGGCAACAAGGCCCTCTGGCAACAGGTAATGAAGAGATGGTTATTGGACTCGGTGACCAGAAAAGATATGAGAGCTATCTCGGATTATGGCTTAATGGAACTTAGTTACATGACGCCTGGAGTGACTCCACCGCATTTCCCTCTCATCAGTTCCATTTGGATTGTGTATATTCTAATTGTTACGCCAGGTCTTTTTCTTCTACTAAAAAGGCGTGGGAAAAGAGAATGGGCCTGGTTCCTTATTCCATCTTTATCCATTTTCTTGACTGCTGGAATATACGGTCTTGGGAAGTATATGGTAGCAAAAGATGACGTTGTTCACACGGTTTCGGCCATAGATATCTTACATGACCAACAAGCTGAAGTGAATAGTGCGACCTCCTTCCTAATGATTGATGGAGGAACATTTACCGTGGAGCAAGTAGAGGGAGCTACGCTCATCCCCAATCATAGGGGCAGAACCGAATCAACTGAGAGTGTCATCACCTTCGAGAATGGAAGCTTTCAATTTAGAAAAATTCCTTATCTATCCATGAAGGAGGCTTATGCGCATTCTCTTCGCAAGGATGTGGGATATATCGAGAATAAGCTATACATTGATGAAGAACGAGTGAAAGGAAAGGTTCGAAATCTGACGGTCTTTGATTTGAAGAATGTGCTTGTGACAGTAGGGATGCAGGAAATCCATCTAGGTGATCTGCCGAGAGGGAAGGATATCGAAGTCGATGTGTCACTGAAGCGTGTGTACGTTCCCGATTCCATCCTACTGGATAGGGAAGAAGAAGGACGGGTATTGAATCGCCACGAACGAATGGAAAGACTGCAACGTAGTCATTATGAATACAATGCAACATCTATTCCTGTAACGATCACAGGTTGGAGTGAGGAAGGAATCGAAGTGTTTAATGTCGTTGATCGTGAAGAGAAAAAATATTACTCTACAATTGTCCGTCAAAACACAACGCTCATAGCCAGCTCAAATGGGAAGCAGATTTACCCATACGGAACTTTGCCTCTAAGGATAGGAGAAACGAAGGGGAATTGGGAAGGAGTTCAAGGGGGGTACTATGTGAGTAATGGATTCTTAAATTTTGCTTTGAAGGTCCAACCTAATGGATTAATGGTAGACAGAATAGAGGTACCTCTCAATGAAACACCTTACAAGCCATTCGAGAAGAAAATCTACAATGTAAAGAAGGATCGTTGGGATACAGTGGAGTCCAATCAGCCGATCATTCTGACAGGCACTGAGAAAGAAGAATATATTACTCCTCAAGGAGAGATCGTGCTCCGTTTCTATCAAGAGTCTGAAGAGAGAGTATTCCTCCCACAACCTTTTTTTCTTGTAGAAGGTCAGGTGATTAAACCATGATTAAGACGATAGGTTTGACGAAGAAATATGGAAAGCTGGAGGCTTTAACGGACTTAAACTTGCATATCGAAAAAGGAAGAGTATTTGGGTTCATTGGTCCCAACGGTGCCGGGAAGTCTACAACGATGCTAATCCTTTCCACTTTGCTTCGCCAGACATCTGGGCAAGCCTTTGTGGGGGGATATGATGTAGAGAAATACCCATCTGAAGTGCGGCGACTCATCGGATATATGCCTGATTTCTTTGGTGTTTATGATAACTTAAAGGCAACCGAGTATCTAGATTTTTATTGTGGTGCTTATCAGATCGCCGAACGAAAACGTACAGCCTTGATTGCAGATCTCCTTGAGTTGGTTAATCTCACCAATAAAGCAGATAGTTATGTAGATTCCCTTTCAAGAGGAATGAAGCAGCGACTTGGTTTAGCTCGCTGTTTAGTACATAATCCTGATGTGCTTATCCTAGATGAGCCAGCTTCCGGCCTTGATCCTCGAGCAAGAATTGAAATGAGAGAAATATTAAAGCAATTAAGACACATGGGTAAGACCATTATCATTAGCTCTCATATTCTCCCTGAACTTGCGGAACTGTGTGACGATATTGGAGTAATTGAGAAGGGAAAACTCATCGCTTGTGGGCCTGTTCAAGATATGACGGCAGGTTCGAGAGGAATCGTGGTCATGCAGTTGAAGGTGTTAGATAAAGAACAAGAAGCTGAGCGAATATTAGAAGCCTCTCCTTATGTACAGCGAGTAGATAATAAGAACCGATATTTACGCTTTCAATTTAGCGGTACTGAGGATCACCGGGCAGAGTTATTGCAGAGCCTGCTTTTAGCAGGCATACCTGTAAGCAGTTATTCAGAGGCGAAAGAGAATTTGGAGGACGTGTTCCTTACCATAACCGAGGGGGTGGGCAGCTAATGAAAGGTTTTTTTCCCAATCCAGTCATTATTAAAGAAGTAAGGGAACGATTCAGAACAGGAAAAACGGCATGGATTCTTGGGGCTTACTTATTCATCATGGGAACCATTCTGTTGGGATTCATCTATCTGGGACCGTACCAGCGCTCTTTTTTCCGTCCTGGAGAAAGTCGTGAGATGTTTACGATTCTCTCTGTCATTCAGTTAGGAATGATCGGATTTATTGCTCCTGCCTTGACAGCAGGAACAATCAGTGGAGAGAGAGAAAGACAGACCTTAAATATTTTGTTAACGACCCACTTAACCCCGTTTTCAATTGTAGCAAGCAAGTTACTTACCTCTCTTGCTTTCATTGGGTTACTGCTGGTGTCTTCCTTGCCTTTATACAGTTTTGTCTTCCTTTATGGAGGGAATTCTCCAGAGCAATTAGTCAAGGTGTTTATATTCTTTGCTGTCAATATGGTTTTCTTCGGGAGCTTAGGGGCCTTTTGCTCTGCTTGGTTTAAGAGAACGGGCGTAAGCACGATTGTGGCTTACTGCCTTACCTTTTTCATTGGGGTTGGCTCAGGGTTTCTTGTTTACTTTCTGTGGGAGTTCTATAGAATGATGGAATGGGAGCGAGAGCAGTCTGCTTTTTTACAGATCCTTGCAGCTTTGAACCCTGGTTTCGTATTAGGAGATATTCTGGGAGAGAAGGTCGCTCCTTTTCCCACATATCCTGTTACACCTTGGATTTTGTTTAGTGTGGTTTATTTGGTCATGAGTATATTGTTTGTTATTGCTGCGACTAACATTGTTAATCCGTTGCGCAAGCGATTCGCAGCTAAAAGTTAAAAGGGATGGAGACTCTTTGGTCTCCATCCCTTGCTTTATATAAGATTAAGAGGCAATGTTCTTTCTCGTTCCAAACTCCGCTGCTCTCTTGTTATTCGTAGCAATAACCCAAATGGCAGCAAAGCCGATCGCCATAGCGATAAACGTACCGATGTTGAAAAAGCCTTTTTGCGAGTACCATACGATAGAGTAACCAATCGAACCTAATAGTAAAGCGTAGTAGACAAATGGGAATACCGTTTTGCGGATAATCTCCCCTTCTCGTCCGACTAATCCTACGACAGCAGAAGCGGCGACAACGTTATGCACACAAATCATATTCCCAGCAGCACCACCGATGGCTTGCAGGGCAACCATCCAAGTTGGATCGACCCCAATTCTTTCTCCTACGCCAAACTGGAACAAGGAGAACATCATATTACTAACGGTATTACTACCTGCAACGAAAGCACCTAGACCACCGATGAAGGGAGCAAAGATGGGCCAAGCCGATCCTGTAAGAGCAGCTACCCCATCAGCTAGAGCGATAGGCATTCTAGCAAATTCAGCAGCACCACCACCGCTGTTAATAAAGACTTGAACCATAGGAACGGTAAAGATTAGAGCTACGGATGCAGATAAAGTGGTTTTAAATGAATTCGTGACAGCGCGCTTATAGGCTCCTCCGTCCATTTGATGGAGGAAGAATGTGATTAAAGATACCGCTATAAAGATTGTTCCAGGAAGATATAATGGCTGAAAGCTTGAACTGATTTCTGTTCCAAAAAGGTTAGGGAACTTCACCGTCCATGATCTCATCATATCCATGAATGGAAGCTGTTTTAAGCGAGTTAATACGAGGAATAAACCTACAAGGATATAAGGTGTCCAGGCCTTAATCATACTAATATTCCCATTGCGAGCGGCTATGTCTTTAATTTCAATGGTTCCGTTCCAAGAAGCATCCCAATTTTCTCTTTTGTCAAAGTCCCACACTTCAGACTTCGCAGGCATTAAGAATCCATTCTTAGCAGCTGTAATGACGATAGCAAGTCCAATTAATCCCCCAATCATAGATGGGAATTCAGGTCCGAGGAATACAGCTACAAGGTAGTAAGGAATCGTCATGGCAAAAGCAGAGAAGAGAGCAAACTTCCAAACTTTTAATCCTTCTGTAAAGGTTCTATTCTTTCCATAAAACTTCGTCAAGAAAGCAACTACGATTAATGGAATTAATGTTCCACCAATAGCATGAAGAAGGGCGATTTTAGCACCAATCATGTTTAGGAATTGGCCAAATTCTCCATATCCTAGGTTAGCAGCAAAAGCTTTAATAGCTTCATCAGAGGATATACCGCTGTTAATTCCAACGAGTATTGGGGTACCTACGGCACCGAAGGAAACTGGTGTGCTCTGGATGATCATTCCTGCAACAACAGCTGCCATAGCAGGGAATCCTAAACCGACCAATAGAGGTACCGCAACGGCAGCAGGTGTCCCAAAGCCTGCTGCTCCTTCGATAAAGGAACCAAATAACCAAGCAATAATGATGACTTGAATGCGGCGGTCTGGTGTAATGTCTGTAAATCCTTGGCGAATCGTTCGAAGTCCACCGCTCTCTTGAAGCGTATTTAATAATAGAATGGCTCCAAAAATGATGAAAAGCAGAGTTCCTGCTGTAACTAAACCGTTTACAGAAGCTGCCGCGACTTGGGCCGCAGGAACCTGCCATATGAACAGAGCAAGTCCAGCTGCCACAATATAGCAAATTGGCATAGCTCTACTGGCTGGCCAGCGTAAGGCAACAAGGAATAAAGCTACGGATAGAATGGGTAATAAGGATAGAAATGCTAAAAGACCAGTGCTCATAAATCGGATTAACCTCCCCCAGAGAATTAGTTCACCGTATGATCTTGCAATCGCTTACATGATAGACAGGGAACTCTTGATCCCTGCACATCATATCAAAATTAATATAATGAGATCATCAGATGACCTTATTATAAAAAGAGGAAAACGTTTTGACAAGGGTCATTTAAAAATTTTTGTAACCTTTTGAAGCCTTCTGCTAAGGAGGCATCCCCTCCTTAGCGTTAACTGTCCTTTAAAACTGATTCAACTTTTGACAAGTGCTCTCTCATGACCGTAACGGCGGAATTCGAATCGCGCTGAATAATGGCTTGAAGCATCCGGTGATGTTCCTCGAACAACCGATCGGCTGATTCCTTTTTACTATATAGCCATAACTTTCTCGTATCCCGAATGGTTCGAATCATGACGGTAGATATTCCCTCCATCATCGATTGAAGCAAAGGATTCTGGGTGGCTTTAGCAATGGCGAGGTGAAAGTTTACATCATAAACTTGGCTAATTTCTTCGTTTCCTATCGCATCCTTCATCTGATGAAGAATACGCTCTAATTCTTCAATATGGGAAGTAGTGCGAAGCTCAGCAGCGAGTTCAATGCAGCCCACCTCTAATATTTTTCTTACCTGAAGGAGCTGAGTTAACTCCATCGTATTGGATGTTGGGATATCGTGAAAGGGGGAAATAGTGGGAATAGGATTCGTAACATAGGTCCCTCCTCCTTGACGGGACTCGACGAGGCCACGAGCTTTTAATTGGCTTAGCGCTTCACGAATCGTAGAACGACCTACATGGTATTCTTTTGCCAGGTTTTCGATTGTATCGATTTTATCTCCTGGTTTGTATACACCTGACTCGATAATGCGCTGCAGTTCTTCCGCAATGATTTCATAGCTTTTCTTTGTAAGGTTCATGTTCGTCCTCCGGTCATTTCCAAAAGCAATTATTAATAAATACTCTACACAATTTTACGCATTTATGATAGAGTATAAACAAAATTCGTCTGATGACCTGCTAACATGATTTGGATGGGGGAGGAAGTTTCATGCTTAGTCAAGAATTGAAAAATAAATTTATTGCAATTGTAGGGAGTAAATATTTTTTAGATAGTCCGAATGAATTGTATGCGTATTCTTATGATGCCACTCCGATCTATCAGTCAATGCCAGACGCAGTGATTATGCCTGAAACGACTCAGGAAGTGTCAGCTATACTCAAGCTAGCCAATGAACATTTAATTCCTATTGTTCCCCGTGGATCGGGGACCAATCTGGCAGGGGGAACGATTCCAGTCGAAGGTGGAATTGTCCTCAATATGAATCGTTTTAATAAAATCTATGAAATTGACCAGAAGAATCTTACAGCAACAATTGGGACTGGGGTAGTTACTTCTGATTTGCATAAGGCAGTTGAAGCGGTTGGCTTATTTTATCCTCCAGACCCTGGTAGTATGAGAATCTCAACGGTTGGTGGCAATATGGCCCAATGTGCAGGTGGAATGCGCGGGCTAAAGTACGGCGTAACGAAAGATTATATTATGGGTTTGGAGTATGTATTGCCATCTGGAGAAGTCCTTCGTTCTGGAGGAAAGAACGTGAAGGATGTTGCCGGATACGATATGACTCGATTGATGGTTGGATCGGAAGGAACGCTTGGGGTGATCACTGAAATTACAGTGAAATTAGTTCCATTACCGGAAACGAAACGTACACTCGTTGCTTATTACCGGAACTTAGTCGATGCAGCCCGCACCGTTGAAAAAGTTATCTCATCAAAGATCATTCCAGCTACCATGGAGTTTATGGATCAATCGACAATGAAAGTGGTTGACGACTTTGCCAAACTAGGATTACCTCTAGAGATGAAGTCAATGCTTCTTATTGAACAAGATGGAAGCGAAGATCAAGTCGTTCGTGATATTGAGAGAATAGCGGAGATTGCTCGCCAGGAAGGAGCAGCCATTGTGGAGGTGGCTAGAACTCCTGAGGAAGGCGCGAAGTTGCTAGCTGCAAGAAGGTCTGCCTTGGCTGCCTTATCTCGTCTTCGTCCGACGACGATTCTCGAAGATGCAACAGTGCCTCGCTCTCGCTTGGCCGAAATTGTAGAAGAGGTAGAACGTGTGGCCGAGAAGTATCAAGTTCAGATTTGTACTTTTGGTCACGCTGGAGATGGAAATCTCCATCCGACTTGCATGACGGATGAGCGTAATAAAGAAGAAATCCACCGAGTCGAGCAGGCGTTTGATGAGATTTTCCATGCTGCTATTCGGATGGGAGGGACCATTACGGGTGAGCACGGTGTGGGAATGGCGAAGATGAACTATCTAAGTCTGAAGGTCGGTGACGGCGGAATTGAACTGATGAAAAGACTGAAGGCAGCATTTGACCCGAATAATATTATGAACCCTGGCAAGATGTTTGCTAACAGTGAAAGACGCAGAGTGGTGGTGAAACAATAATGAGTGCCATAGCGAAACCAGAACAAAAGCCTGCATGTGAGTCAGATTCTTTAATAATGGCAAATGGTAACGGTTGGTTGGCAAAGTTTAATATGGATGAAATTATGAACTGTATGCATTGCGGATTTTGTTTACCTGCTTGCCCCACCTACCGGGAAACGGGAATGGAACATGCTAGCCCGCGTGGTCGGATCGCTCTCATGAAGGGAGTTGCGAAAGAGCAGCTGTCCCTAGACGAAGAATTTGAGAAAAATATGTACCTTTGCCTCGGTTGCCGTGCTTGTGAGACGGCCTGTCCGGCAGGAGTTCCTTATGGAAGTCTGGTAGAGACGGCGCGAGAAGTAGTTGAAGACGGCAAGAAAAGTAAGGAAAAGCCATCTATTATTCGTACGGTTGTTTTTGAGCAACTATTTACTAAACCGAAACGAATGAAGCTATTGGGTACTGCATTATGGGCAGCACAGGCTACAGGAATGCAAAAGCTAGCAGATATGACAGGATTAATTAATGTTTTGCCTAAACCTATGGCAGAGATGCAAAAAGCAGTAGACACTGTAGCATCACCATGGGAAAGAAAGAAAAGACAGTCAATCATGAAGGCGGAGAAAGAAACTCGTTTTACAGTTGGATTGTTTACGGGTTGTATTCAAGACGTGATGTTCTATGAAACCAATCAGGCTACAGCTCGTCTCTTACAAAAAGCAGGCTGTGATGTCGTGTTTGTAGAGAACCAGTCATGCTGCGGTGCGCTTCATGCCCATAGTGGTGAAAAAGACGGGGCCATGGGTTTAGCCAAGCGAAATATCGAAGCCTTCGAACGGGCGAATGTGGATTTTATTGTGAATAATGCAGGAGGTTGCGGTGCTGCTCTAAAGGAGTATCACCACTGGTTCCACGATGATGCAGAATGGAAGGAACGCGCGATGAGTTTCGTGTCGAAGATGCGGGATGCAAATGAACTTTTGAGCGAACTTCCTCAGATTACATTCAGTAAACCGTTAAATGCAAGAGTCACCTATCAAGATTCCTGCCACTTGGCCCATGGGCAGGGAGTTCGCAATCAACCTCGTCAGTTGATCCGTTGCATTCCAGGAGTAGAGTATGTGGAGCTGACGAATGCAGACAGTTGTTGTGGGTCTGCGGGAATTTATAATATTACGAATTATGATATGTCCATGCAAATCTTAGACGGAAAGATGGAACATGTAAAGGAAACAAGAGCTCATTATGTCGTGACCTCAAATCCTGGTTGTCTTCTCCAGATGAAGAACGGAATTATTCGAGCAGGCATGCAAGGAAAGATGGAAGCCATTCATATCATGGACTTGCTAGACCGCGCCTTATAATCATCAGATATCTGATGGGAAAATCTAAACTTGTATGATATAATTCTCCTCAAATGACTCAAACATTGAGGTGTCTTATGAAACCGCAGTTTAAAGTGCGTAAAACCTACGAAGAGGTTGCTGATTATTTACGCGATCAGATCATCTCAGGTGTCTATCAATCTGGTGAACGGTTGCCATCCTTAAGAGAGTTAGGAGAAATTCTCGGTGTTGGACAATCTACTATACGTGAAGCCATCGGCTCCTTAAAGACCATGGGTTTAGTTACCATTCGTCAAGGAGAAGGAACCTTTGTAACCCGTTTTGAACCTGAAGAGTTAAAGATGACATTAGAGTCCATTAGACCTGTAACAAAGCAGGATATTCGTTCACTATATGAAGTGCGTAAAGTTATTGAAACCGGAATTGTGCGTCTTGCAGCCGAAAGAAGAACAGTAGATGACTTACGCTTAATTGGGGAAGCGCTTGACAAGATGGAAGAAGCACATCATGGGAACTTGCGGGAGCAGGGTGATGAGGCGGACTGGAGCTTTCATTTTGCCATTGCTCAAGCCTCCCATAATGAAATGCTAGTTTCGGTTATGCACTCCATATCAGAGATGATGGAGAGAACGATGAAGGCGTCTCGCCAGAAACTATACGAGATTGAGGGTGTAGGCGAGAAGCTGCTAGATGATCATCGCAACATCTATGAGGCGATCCGTCTCCAGAACATTAATCAAGCACAAGAAGCCATGCTCAGGCATTTGCAAGGTGTTGAAGAGTTTATGCTTAAGTAATCTTAAAGATTAAGTCCGAGGTCATTTTTTTGTACCTCGGGCTTTTTACAATTTTGTTCGGATTTTTCCATTTGAAAAACTCTGTTCAACCTTTTAAATATGAAGTATACTTACCTACAAAAGACATCTGATGACCTGAGGGGCAGAAGATGATATGGGCAGAAAAGAGGGAGGGTCAATCAATGAAAGTTTCCCTGTTTATTACTTGTTTAGTAGATGGAATATATCCCGGGGTCGGAGAGGCCATGACAAAAATCCTTTCACAACACGGAATAAAGCTCTGTTTTCCGGAGGTTCAAACCTGCTGCGGACAACCGGCTTTTAACAGTGGTTATTGGGAAGATGCACGCGGAGCAGCGGTAACCTTATTGGATGCTTTTGAAGATAGCGACTTTGTCGTTTCTCCGTCAGGCTCTTGTGTAGGGATGATTCATCATAACTACGAGAAGCTCTTTGAGAATGACCTTGTTCAGCTGAAAAGAGCCAAGCAGTTTATTGAAAAGACATATGAATTCTCTCAATTCCTTGTGCAAGTCCTTGGTGTGAAAGACTTGGGCGCCTACTTTCCTCATAAAGTTACCTACCACCCTT encodes:
- a CDS encoding (Fe-S)-binding protein; protein product: MANGNGWLAKFNMDEIMNCMHCGFCLPACPTYRETGMEHASPRGRIALMKGVAKEQLSLDEEFEKNMYLCLGCRACETACPAGVPYGSLVETAREVVEDGKKSKEKPSIIRTVVFEQLFTKPKRMKLLGTALWAAQATGMQKLADMTGLINVLPKPMAEMQKAVDTVASPWERKKRQSIMKAEKETRFTVGLFTGCIQDVMFYETNQATARLLQKAGCDVVFVENQSCCGALHAHSGEKDGAMGLAKRNIEAFERANVDFIVNNAGGCGAALKEYHHWFHDDAEWKERAMSFVSKMRDANELLSELPQITFSKPLNARVTYQDSCHLAHGQGVRNQPRQLIRCIPGVEYVELTNADSCCGSAGIYNITNYDMSMQILDGKMEHVKETRAHYVVTSNPGCLLQMKNGIIRAGMQGKMEAIHIMDLLDRAL
- a CDS encoding FadR/GntR family transcriptional regulator, whose protein sequence is MKPQFKVRKTYEEVADYLRDQIISGVYQSGERLPSLRELGEILGVGQSTIREAIGSLKTMGLVTIRQGEGTFVTRFEPEELKMTLESIRPVTKQDIRSLYEVRKVIETGIVRLAAERRTVDDLRLIGEALDKMEEAHHGNLREQGDEADWSFHFAIAQASHNEMLVSVMHSISEMMERTMKASRQKLYEIEGVGEKLLDDHRNIYEAIRLQNINQAQEAMLRHLQGVEEFMLK
- a CDS encoding FAD-binding oxidoreductase, encoding MLSQELKNKFIAIVGSKYFLDSPNELYAYSYDATPIYQSMPDAVIMPETTQEVSAILKLANEHLIPIVPRGSGTNLAGGTIPVEGGIVLNMNRFNKIYEIDQKNLTATIGTGVVTSDLHKAVEAVGLFYPPDPGSMRISTVGGNMAQCAGGMRGLKYGVTKDYIMGLEYVLPSGEVLRSGGKNVKDVAGYDMTRLMVGSEGTLGVITEITVKLVPLPETKRTLVAYYRNLVDAARTVEKVISSKIIPATMEFMDQSTMKVVDDFAKLGLPLEMKSMLLIEQDGSEDQVVRDIERIAEIARQEGAAIVEVARTPEEGAKLLAARRSALAALSRLRPTTILEDATVPRSRLAEIVEEVERVAEKYQVQICTFGHAGDGNLHPTCMTDERNKEEIHRVEQAFDEIFHAAIRMGGTITGEHGVGMAKMNYLSLKVGDGGIELMKRLKAAFDPNNIMNPGKMFANSERRRVVVKQ
- a CDS encoding ABC transporter ATP-binding protein, which codes for MIKTIGLTKKYGKLEALTDLNLHIEKGRVFGFIGPNGAGKSTTMLILSTLLRQTSGQAFVGGYDVEKYPSEVRRLIGYMPDFFGVYDNLKATEYLDFYCGAYQIAERKRTALIADLLELVNLTNKADSYVDSLSRGMKQRLGLARCLVHNPDVLILDEPASGLDPRARIEMREILKQLRHMGKTIIISSHILPELAELCDDIGVIEKGKLIACGPVQDMTAGSRGIVVMQLKVLDKEQEAERILEASPYVQRVDNKNRYLRFQFSGTEDHRAELLQSLLLAGIPVSSYSEAKENLEDVFLTITEGVGS
- a CDS encoding ABC transporter permease; the protein is MKGFFPNPVIIKEVRERFRTGKTAWILGAYLFIMGTILLGFIYLGPYQRSFFRPGESREMFTILSVIQLGMIGFIAPALTAGTISGERERQTLNILLTTHLTPFSIVASKLLTSLAFIGLLLVSSLPLYSFVFLYGGNSPEQLVKVFIFFAVNMVFFGSLGAFCSAWFKRTGVSTIVAYCLTFFIGVGSGFLVYFLWEFYRMMEWEREQSAFLQILAALNPGFVLGDILGEKVAPFPTYPVTPWILFSVVYLVMSILFVIAATNIVNPLRKRFAAKS
- a CDS encoding FadR/GntR family transcriptional regulator, yielding MNLTKKSYEIIAEELQRIIESGVYKPGDKIDTIENLAKEYHVGRSTIREALSQLKARGLVESRQGGGTYVTNPIPTISPFHDIPTSNTMELTQLLQVRKILEVGCIELAAELRTTSHIEELERILHQMKDAIGNEEISQVYDVNFHLAIAKATQNPLLQSMMEGISTVMIRTIRDTRKLWLYSKKESADRLFEEHHRMLQAIIQRDSNSAVTVMREHLSKVESVLKDS
- a CDS encoding L-lactate permease, which translates into the protein MSTGLLAFLSLLPILSVALFLVALRWPASRAMPICYIVAAGLALFIWQVPAAQVAAASVNGLVTAGTLLFIIFGAILLLNTLQESGGLRTIRQGFTDITPDRRIQVIIIAWLFGSFIEGAAGFGTPAAVAVPLLVGLGFPAMAAVVAGMIIQSTPVSFGAVGTPILVGINSGISSDEAIKAFAANLGYGEFGQFLNMIGAKIALLHAIGGTLIPLIVVAFLTKFYGKNRTFTEGLKVWKFALFSAFAMTIPYYLVAVFLGPEFPSMIGGLIGLAIVITAAKNGFLMPAKSEVWDFDKRENWDASWNGTIEIKDIAARNGNISMIKAWTPYILVGLFLVLTRLKQLPFMDMMRSWTVKFPNLFGTEISSSFQPLYLPGTIFIAVSLITFFLHQMDGGAYKRAVTNSFKTTLSASVALIFTVPMVQVFINSGGGAAEFARMPIALADGVAALTGSAWPIFAPFIGGLGAFVAGSNTVSNMMFSLFQFGVGERIGVDPTWMVALQAIGGAAGNMICVHNVVAASAVVGLVGREGEIIRKTVFPFVYYALLLGSIGYSIVWYSQKGFFNIGTFIAMAIGFAAIWVIATNNKRAAEFGTRKNIAS
- a CDS encoding (Fe-S)-binding protein, with protein sequence MKVSLFITCLVDGIYPGVGEAMTKILSQHGIKLCFPEVQTCCGQPAFNSGYWEDARGAAVTLLDAFEDSDFVVSPSGSCVGMIHHNYEKLFENDLVQLKRAKQFIEKTYEFSQFLVQVLGVKDLGAYFPHKVTYHPSCHGTRLLGVKSEPLELLQHVRGLELVPLPSGEDCCGFGGTFAVKMSDISGAMVEEKAQHVLETEAEVLVGMDMGCLMNIGGHLHYKGKPVRVMHLIELLYEGVKAKV